A single window of Salvia splendens isolate huo1 chromosome 6, SspV2, whole genome shotgun sequence DNA harbors:
- the LOC121810058 gene encoding pentatricopeptide repeat-containing protein At1g77170, mitochondrial, with protein MHKHKLLTRIHFSSSRNFNQNVTSVSACDDFSNVHTYYQKIISNPKELAILVSKCSNLKQLRQFFAQIIQIRFLELYPASFHYNNISRAYLRLQSPREALLVYIAMRRAGVSPDEFTLPIVLKVASRNLDVVLAGQVHGFSIKYGMKNDMYCVSGLISSYSKGGKFDMAQEVFFSSPVRKVGHWNAIIAGLSQGGRGKEALNMFVEMMKSGICPDDMTMVCVTSACGSLGDLNLALQLHKFVFQVNRLEKQDVLTMNSVIDMYGKCGRMDLAYKVFCDMEEKNVSSWTSMIVGYAAHGHVDDALKCFSCMVEAGITPNHVTFVGVLTACVHGGMVQEGKYYFKMMKDGYGIEPMLPHYGCMVDLLGRAGMLDEAILMVEGMPLKPNAVIWGCLMGACENYGNVKLGEHVAKHLIELEPGNSGVYVVLSNIYAKRGMWKELERVREILRERKLAINPSCSVLK; from the coding sequence ATGCATAAGCATAAATTACTCACCAGAATCCATTTTTCTAGTTCCCGCAATTTCAATCAGAATGTAACCAGTGTTTCCGCATGTGACGATTTTTCAAATGTGCACACATATTATCAAAAAATCATATCCAATCCCAAAGAATTAGCTATTCTAGTATCGAAGTGCTCGAATTTGAAGCAACTACGCCAATTTTTTGCCCAAATTATACAAATCCGTTTTCTAGAACTGTATCCGGCTTCCTTTCATTACAATAACATCAGTAGAGCGTATCTCCGGCTTCAATCGCCTAGAGAAGCATTGCTTGTTTATATTGCCATGCGTCGTGCTGGCGTCTCACCTGATGAATTTACGCTTCCAATTGTGTTGAAAGTGGCAAGTCGAAATTTGGATGTTGTGTTAGCGGGACAGGTTCATGGATTTTCTATTAAGTATGGAATGAAGAATGACATGTATTGTGTGAGTGGTTTGATTAGCTCGTATTCGAAAGGGGGAAAATTTGATATGGCTCAGGAAGTGTTTTTTAGTAGTCCTGTAAGAAAGGTGGGGCATTGGAATGCTATTATAGCAGGGCTGTCGCAGGGAGGGCGTGGCAAGGAAGCACTGAATATGTTTGTAGAAATGATGAAAAGTGGGATTTGCCCTGATGATATGACTATGGTTTGTGTGACTTCGGCGTGTGGGAGTTTGGGTGACTTGAATTTGGCTCTTCAGTTGCACAAGTTTGTCTTTCAGGTGAATAGATTGGAAAAACAGGACGTTCTCACAATGAATTCCGTGATTGATATGTATGGAAAGTGTGGTCGGATGGACTTGGCTTACAAGGTCTTTTGTGATATGGAGGAGAAGAATGTGTCTTCATGGACTTCCATGATTGTTGGTTATGCTGCGCATGGACATGTGGATGATGCGCTTAAGTGCTTCAGTTGTATGGTTGAAGCGGGCATCACGCCTAATCATGTCACTTTTGTTGGAGTGTTGACTGCATGTGTCCATGGGGGTATGGTGCAAGAAGggaaatattatttcaaaatgatGAAAGATGGTTATGGAATTGAGCCAATGCTGCCCCATTATGGGTGCATGGTTGATTTGCTTGGTCGGGCAGGTATGCTGGATGAGGCCATCTTGATGGTGGAGGGGATGCCATTGAAACCTAATGCAGTCATATGGGGGTGCTTGATGGGTGCTTGTGAGAATTATGGGAATGTGAAACTAGGGGAACATGTTGCTAAGCACTTGATAGAGTTGGAGCCAGGGAATTCCGGGGTATATGTGGTCTTGTcaaatatatacgccaaaagaGGTATGTGGAAAGAATTAGAGAGAGTAAGAGAAATTTTAAGGGAAAGAAAGCTGGCCATAAATCCTTCTTGTAGTGTGCTCAAGTGA
- the LOC121807191 gene encoding uncharacterized protein LOC121807191 translates to MSGEGEGWGGWPAPPPLYLTKDEQWSHFDDSVYAVSFGFVATAILISMFLLMAIFEKFLRTTSPPDHLIAAESDAKPPYHPSPKAMEVYVVMPGENVPTFIAHPALDCAAHDATNILVSSTC, encoded by the exons atgagcgGCGAAGGAGAAGGATGGGGAGGGTGGCCGGCTCCGCCGCCGCTGTATCTAACAAAAGACGAGCAGTGGAGCCACTTTGACGACTCCGTGTATGCAGTCTCATTCGGCTTCGTCGCCACCGCCATTCTCATCTCCATGTTTCTCCTCATGGCCATTTTCGAAAAGTTCCTCAGAACCACCTCGCCTCCCGATCATCTTATTGCTGCCGAATCCGATGCCAAACCACCCTACCACCCTTCTCCTAAA GCAATGGAGGTTTATGTGGTGATGCCGGGTGAGAATGTTCCGACCTTCATTGCCCATCCAGCTCTCGACTGCGCGGCCCATGATGCAACCAACATTCTAGTGTCATCAACATGTTGA
- the LOC121806234 gene encoding probable hexosyltransferase MUCI70 yields MTTGSLGLRSSGSYGSLQQIQNAAFCLPIQSTPPLSRKPPKMLKEKDRFFHWIFKFAPRKKIGMLLLCFVSLVVFMWVLIVGKGEEARDSLLPRINIESAPTSNDKLIVIRSSDSQTLEVLGSLNATLPPPPPPPVYFTGYELPPGNPCEHFALPPPPADKKRTGPRPCPVCYLPLKDAIALMPNASSVSPVLRDLTYIHEENLTKSEFGGSEFGGYPSLQQRSDSYDIRESMNIHCGFVRGVKPGRGTGFDVDDSDLLEMENCRGVVVASAIFGAFDLIRQPKEIREYTKTNACFHMFVDEETADFLKNSTELGSDKKVGLWRIIVVHNLPYSDPRRNGKIPKLLLHRLFPNTRYSLWIDAKLELVVDPIQILERFLWRKNASFAISRHYKRFDVFLEAEANKAAGKYENSSIDFQIEFYKKEGLTPYSSAKLPITSDVPEGCVIIKEHIPITNLFTCLWFNEVDRFTSRDQISFSTVRDKISSKTNYTINMFLDCERRNFVVQGYHRDVLARWSPPPPPVEIAHVYPPPPIITINHNNGTSAAGVVANGFTSIQTKNVPTRHGRDRRARRHRKVGTGNSRNANSNSNFV; encoded by the exons ATGACTACAGGGTCATTGGGTCTGCGATCTTCGGGAAGTTATGGATCGTTGCAGCAGATTCAGAATGCTGCATTCTGTTTGCCAATACAAAGTACGCCGCCCCTCTCAAGGAAGCCGCCTAAAATGCTCAAGGAGAAGGACAGATTCTTCCACTGGATCTTTAAATTCGCCCCCAGAAAGAAGATTGGAATGCTGCTACTGTGTTTCGTGTCCCTCGTCGTTTTCATGTGGGTGTTGATTGTTGGCAAAG GTGAGGAGGCCCGAGACAGCCTTCTTCCACGCATAAATATCGAGTCTGCACCAACATCCAATGATAAACTTATTGTGATTAGAAGTTCCGATTCTCAAACTCTGGAAGTGCTGGGGAGTTTAAATGCCACTCTGCCACCTCCGCCTCCACCGCCTGTATATTTTACTGGGTACGAACTCCCACCCGGGAATCCATGTGAACATTTTGCGTTGCCTCCGCCTCCAGCCGATAAGAAGAGGACCGGGCCACGTC CATGCCCAGTATGCTACCTACCTTTGAAAGATGCCATTGCTCTGATGCCGAATGCATCTTCTGTTTCTCCAGTACTCAGGGATTTGACATACATTCACGAAGAAAATTTAACTAAATCTGAATTTGGAGGGTCAGAATTCGGTGGCTATCCTTCTCTGCAGCAGAGAAGCGATTCCTATGATATAAGAGAGTCGATGAACATCCACTGTGG ATTTGTCAGAGGAGTGAAACCGGGTCGTGGGACAGgttttgatgttgatgattcTGACCTTCTAGAGATGGAAAACTGTCGAGGAGTGGTAGTCGCATCAGCAATATTTG GGGCATTTGATTTGATACGGCAACCGAAGGAAATTAGAGAATATACCAAAACGAATGCCTGCTTTCACATGTTTGTGGATGAAGAAACAGCAGACTTTTTAAAGAACTCCACCGAGCTAGGCAGTGACAAGAAAGTCGGGCTCTGGAGGATTATAGTTGTCCATAACCTACCTTATTCTGATCCGAGACGCAATGGAAAG ATTCCCAAACTTCTACTTCATCGGCTTTTCCCTAACACTCGGTACTCACTGTGGATCGATGCTAAACTCGAGCTGGTTGTGGATCCCATTCAAATTCTAGAAAG ATTCTTGTGGAGGAAAAATGCAAGCTTTGCGATATCAAGGCATTATAAGCGCTTTGATGTGTTTCTTGAAGCAGAGGCTAATAAAGCCGCTGGGAAATACGAGAATTCTTCTATTGATTTCCAGATTGAGTTTTACAAAAAGGAGGGTTTGACGCCATATTCATCAGCAAAATTGCCCATTACTAGTG ATGTTCCGGAGGGGTGTGTTATTATCAAGGAGCATATTCCGATCACCAATCTCTTCACCTGTCTATGGTTTAATGAAGTGGACCGTTTCACTTCGAGGGACCAGATAAGTTTTTCCACCGTGAGGGATAAGATATCGTCAAAAACTAACTACACGATCAATATGTTCTTGGACTGTGAAAGACGTAACTTTGTCGTCCAG GGTTACCACAGAGACGTGCTCGCGAGATGgtctccacctccacctcccgTAGAAATCGCTCATGTTTATCCTCCTCCGCCCATTATTACCATCAATCACAATAACGGAACCTCGGCTGCTGGAGTTGTAGCTAATGGCTTCACAAGCATTCAAACTAAGAATGTCCCAACGAGGCATGGGAGAGACAGAAGGGCGAGGCGCCATCGGAAAGTAGGCACCGGCAATAGTAGAAATGCCAACTCCAATTCAAATTTTGTCTAG